One Coregonus clupeaformis isolate EN_2021a chromosome 36, ASM2061545v1, whole genome shotgun sequence genomic window, CACTTTTCATGTCATCCATTCAAATGATATAACATTTTATAATGTGATGAAAATCCAAAAGTATTCATTCCAGTCATGAAAAGAGAGACTCGAAGATGTGTTTTTATTCAATGTGAATAACAAAGTAATGAACAGACGGGACTCAAAGATTAGCTGTTATTGAATGTGATCGTCAGATTAGGTTGTTTTTCCACTCACCTGACCATAACCAGAATGTTCTTCTGCTTGCAGGTATTCTGGGCATTGCAGCTGGTAACTGTTCTAGTCCCTGGAGCTGTATTTCATCTCTATGCTGCCTGTAAAAACATTGACCAGGAGGAAATCCTTCAGAGACCTATATACACTGTCTTCTACATAATCTCTGTCCTACTAAGAATTATTCTGGAAGTCATCGCTTTTTGGCTACAGAGCCATCTCTTTGGTTTCCAGGTTCACCCACTCTACATGTGTGATGCCAGTGCCCTAGAAAAGACGTTCAACGTCACCAAATGCATGGTGCCGGAACACTTTGAAAAGACCATATTTTTAAGTGCAATGTACACTTTCACTGTGATCACGTTGCTGCTGTGTGTTGCTGAGATATTTGAGATACTCTGTAGGAGATTAGGTTATTTGACCAATCAATGACCTGTGTGTTATTTACTACAGagttataggtcatatttcaaaTTTCTGTTTGTCTTATCCAGGTCGGACATGCACACAAAGGCCAAAAACTACATACCTCTGCTTTTTTTGTTGGGAGTTGACAAGCAAAGACACTTCTTTCCATAATCCCATTGTTAAAATCAAGTAACACAGATTTAAACAAACTTTTGTCAATAGGCTAAGGATATAGTTGTATCGTATGCAGCTTTCAATCATTGGCCCAAGTAAGAAAGAAACCTGTTATGAGAAATTCTAGTATTTTCCACATCCATACTTGTACCCAGTGAAAAGTATTTTAGCATTGTTGCAGTCTTCTTAGGGGCCTATCGACATATAATGTTGTCTAATTGTCCAGTTTAACATATGGCCAATGTCATGTCATCAAGGGTAACATCCTAATACCCTACGACACAAGCTAAAAATGGGTTCATTTTAAGGCATTGGACTAGGCCTACAGATGAAAAAAGGCTGGCAAAAATGTCTCCTAATGAAGCTTAGATTTGATTTCAATATTTTGCCTTTATTATTTTCAGGTCATAATAAattattaaagggatactttgggattttggcaatgtacttccccagagtcagattaacttgtggataccatttttatgtctctgtgtccagtatgaaggaagttagggGTAGTTTTGCTagccattgctaactagcgttaatGTAGTAACTGGAAGTCtctgggtatctgctagcatgctagcagacaTCCAGTCAATGCACTTACACTAGTTAGCATTGACTCGCGTAACTACccctaacttccttcatactggacacagagacatacaaatggtatccacgagttcatcggattctggggaagtagataaagggcctaattgtcaaaatcccgaagtatccctttaatagaACATTTGTATTCATTGAAGAACCAGAGTATATAAAGGTGCTCAAGTTAGTTTGAATTTGAAAGATTTTGGAACATCTCCTTTGAGTAAATTAAGGTTTTGAAATACTGTATATAGGAATGATATCATTAACAGTTAaagaaaatgggtttccatgctACCAGATTTATCATGCAGTTCTGCAAACCACTGTAGGTTTAAGTGTAATTGCTGATAAGTGCACTGGTCACAGTGTGCATGGATAACCCATATTTGACTGTTTTAAGTCCCTTTTCATAGCTTGTAGTATAATGCTTTTGATTTAACCCTGTGTTGTAGCTGTACTGAAAATGATTACCTCTTTTGTTTTGTATCTGTAAGTTATTATCAGGCATCCATCCAACTTTGTTATTATTTTCAGCTAAATGTATCATCTCAGGTACAATATGGCATACTGCTTTCTGGTATTTGTGACAGATGGATGGTTTTAAAGTTTGCCTCTTACATTTTGTACAATAAGCTGAGGTAACTGTTAAAAGAAGCAATGACATTCATTTGGTTGTCAGTAAATCTGAGGAGTATTTTTGGGAAGTGGGATCAATTAGTTAGCAAGCTAATTCCGATCTACACTCAGTCTGAATTTCTGCGGATTGTATACTTAAAAAAGATGTTAACTTGATTTGAGCTAATTTCAGGTTTATCTTTATTAATCAGAAACTCCAGGCTTCAATGAAACTATGAATATCTAGCTGATAAAGTAATTCATCCTACATCATGAAATACCACACAAGGACATATTATTTGTTTAGTATGTTTTTGATTTAACTAATGTTTAGTTGCATTGTTAAGTTTTCTTAGGGTTTGTCTGTTTTGACTTTCTGATATGTACTTTATAAAAATGCATACAACTTTTCACCTTTGTTTAATAAAAGGGGCACATTTTACGACCAACTCATATCTTTAGACATTGTTGTTCTACAGTATGTTGTCTGTGCTGCTTTTTAGGTAAGGATCGAACACTGTCTTATGTCTCAAAAGTATCAGTGAGATgatagattattttattttttattagagGTGGTGCTCTGCTGCTGCTTTTTTGAACTGACAAACTGTATTGACAAAGCAATCCTACAATAAGAGGTCTGCTGCATGCCCTGTTTCAGTTTTTTTCTATATGAAGCTATGTTCATGATAGCCCCATGCATTTGCTTGGGGAAAAGTTATCTTAATGTAGTAGGTGTAGAAAGGCGCTTGAGCAGAGTTCCCACTTTGAATATTAAGGGGAACAAAAATTAGGTTGAAGATAAtgtatccctgaaaaccggaTTTTAGTGTTTTCTGGCGACTCCGCATAGTCTAGGGAAAAATCAAAATGCAGTGTAATCACAGTGGatcattgtggtgttgaaaaACGTCCCTACCCAGCTATAAGCTGCATGCAGATCCTTGATGACAATTTACTACAGATATGCCATACATCTAATTGATTCTCATTACATTCATATCATAATAAGATTGTTGGCTACTCACAACCTTTAAGATCACCATGGAATGGATTGCAGTAGGCCTACACGGTAATCAATATGTTGTCAATGTCAATATGAGGCTGTTTTGCCTTTTGCTTTGATAGTCCTCCGTTCCTGCAGATGGCGCTAAGGTGCTGAACAAGGAAGCGGAAGAATTCTGCGCGAGGAGGAACACTTTTTTTGAGAGCCAGCTAGTTAGCAAGCTACATTTCTATGAATGTTGATCAATCTTTCATAGTTAGCTAGTGTTACTGAAATTATTAGAGATGGCGCTCCCACCACAGCTAAAAGCCATTCAACACTATCTAAGAACCGCACAGGAACATGAGAAGAGGGATCCTGTCGTGGCTTACTACTGTGAGTTTGTACCATTATTGTCAGGTTTATGTTCAGCTGTCAACCCCATTAGGGGGACATTAACTGTCAAgtcaaatagctagctagctaactgttgtGTGAATATAATGTATGAGGTTGTTAGCTAGCCAGCCATGTCATTTAGCTAACtatagctagttagttagctatggAATCATAACCACAATAACACCAGAGGTAGCTAGCTGCTAACGAATGACAGCTTGCTAGCTACAAATTCGACACGTTTTGTTGTTGCCAGTCTTACCTATGTTAGTGGTTACTTAACAAACGTTTACTTCTTAAACCTTTGCTGACTTTAAAGTTGGCTTTTTGCTTTAGCAAAAGTAGTTGAGGTTCATAACTATTCATAACTAACtcatcgttagctagctagctagcgtattGCAAACAGTGCTCAAAGAGAAACGTTATTGTAACGTTACTAGCTAACTATGTCACATTTGTGAAAAAGGCtacgctagctagttaacgttatgtGGTAAGCTTTGTGGTATGGCATGACTCATTTTTAAGGCGTCGTCAGCTGCCTAGGGTAGGGATAAAGTTCATGTGACCAGTGTCTGGCCCCATAGCCTGGTTGACTATCTAGCTTGCCAGACTAGCTCTGGGAGCTGACACGAGTCCTAAACTCTGACAAAATCAAAATCATGCAAACATTCTAGGTTAGTGAACTATCTCCACTCGGCTGCAGTACCGTTGCAGTACCTCTGCAGTGTCAAACAAAGAAGCCTAGCAGCCATCTGCCATCCAATGCATTGTTATCACTAGAATCCTTTTGTGATAGGGTCAATCTTTCCTGCCATTCTCATTGGTCTTATTTGGTTATTCTACAACGTGCTTTGGGGACCTCTGTAATATGAGAATTGTTAGACATTAGATGGAACGTTTCAAAACATGTGTTTGAAAACGCCTTTTTATTCATTCATGCACTGTAAGGttgaaaaaaaaagtgtttattAAAGAATATACCTATATTTTGGATTAGCCTATAGGCTAGAACCAGTGCTttacttgggcaggagctcaccgaaGCTGAGTGCCTGCACttaaaatgttctactgcttgagctcctgtgtTCTTCTtgtagaatattagctcaaaagtattgtgtagCACCTgaacctaaatataaacagtaccagcacccaaaatgagtatccacacctatttcagtccaagtcaggCACTGGCTAGAACATTTCATTTGCTTTAACTAGGCTACATAGGCCTAGGCCTATATTATTTCGTATTTTCATTGTGGTATAAAATGGGCTGTTTGGGTGAAGGAAGAGATTGAACATGCATAAGACATTTACATATTTATGCAAGTAGAGTGCACAGTATTTACATATTTACCATGAGCTTTCTTCCTGATTTCTATTTTATCTCTATTGCCATAGTTAAATCCATTATACTAAATCCAGAATCTCACATTCGCTATCTAGGCTACCCTGTTACTGGGAGCACTTCATAtgcaccccccacccccatttTTCAGTGTTGCATCAGGTGAACATTGTATTGTACGTACCAGATGCTGCTTCCCCCGTCTAGCTAGCCTACATGCCTTTCATCACCGTCATTGTTATTCATCATGTCATTGTTGTTCATCATGGCCATATTAATGTTCTTTTGATCTGATTTCAACCATGTGCTCAAGGGACTGGTGGAGGGCAGTTCCTTCACTTAGAGTTCCCTCACTGATAGAGTAGCCTGATAGGCTCCCATTGAGAGGGGCTGATGTCTGCCAGTGAAAGCTTTAGGGTACattcatttgaattcaatcactttttgacagcatcctttttgatttaaacaaaactccatacatgtttgcccatggaagaattggtcaaaaagtgactttttggactgAATGACAAAAATTCAGGAGaaaaaggtgctcaaagttgacccattttgtaAACCCCACCATGCCATGAGACATCCATGCCTTCATCACTAGAAAACATTTatggttgagtttgatatcatttaaaagcttcgtcttgtcaaactattttattatttcttgaaataaaatgtatttttaaactTTTATAGTTTTATAATCTAAAAACGTGTAAACTCAGATCATTTTGATATTCGCATATGTTGTTGCTTAGACTCTATTTGAcatcatctgaggtttttgtgttgtgcccgccatcggttgagacacaacatgcatctttgtggtaccatttgaaagaTGAAATATCAATTTTATTCCCATCTTAGaacatttatcagccaaaacatgacagcCACCCTGTCTTCGAGAGCATGTTGggtctcaaccgatggcgggcacaacacaaaaaccttagATGATgcaaaatagggtctaagctatagtgctgagtgattaatgctttttgaggtcggttttggttagattataaaaaaataatcatGGTTTTCGATTCCGGTTTCGATTTTTTATTTAATTctttacattaaatgcactatacattatgtgggttgaatgctgtaataacacaaaataaaacaattaattaaaGTCCCATGGTGGTAGTGACTGACCaatactgcttatcacttattaaccatcacttattcacattactttactttaataaaatatttcagttgctgggcatattacatttgttttatttgattactttaatATTTCATTCCatgtcatcatctcatctctatagcgCTGCTGCCTATGCTCTCtatcaaaataactattttagtagttcttcaaagtaaataaggcatacttttatgactgctaaataccaactatcaatcacttagatcatgtattttcaggtagagatatctcgctaagcaactgctctctatccctcaatCGCGCACTCTTCTGTCTCTTACGTAGCAGGCGTCAAAGAAACACACACCGGACAAGTAGGCGCGCAATGGATTATTGTCATTGTAGTTATTCTCCATGTTTTCTGCACTAAACTAGAATATTGGcttgttggaaactacaactccctactacagcACACAGTTGatcttgatctgatttatctctagagaaactgctcAATGTGCATTGTGCAACAGAAAAAAACCGAACGAAATGGAATTAAAATAATTGAAACAACATAGGTCAAATAGTTGTTTAAAAACCgaaaaagaacagacatttcgGTTAATTGCTTAGcagaaattataaaatagtttgacaaccctgttcgtaagcttttaaatgatatcaatctAAATCGTTTATCTTTTCCATACATGGATCAAGTCTAAGCACCTTTAACTCTTGAATGTTTTGCCATTCAGTTCCAAAAAGTCACCTTCTGAGCACTTATACAATGGGCGAATATGTATAGAATGTTTCGTTCATATCAAAAGGGGTGTTGTCAAAAGTGATTGAATTTAAATAGATTTACCATGGCTCATTACAAAGATACTGATGACTGACAATGGCTGCTTTTGTCTGAATGGTTTGTGTGCAGAACATGCTGTGAGGTGGATTAGCCAAATATGCTGAGGAACATGTTTTTCCAGTTTGGCACCACTTTGCGGTTTCACTGCCCGCCTGggtcttttattttatttggattGGTAGAATTGAAAGGAAATTAGTAGAGACATTTGTGTCCTTTGGATGATGTCTGTCCTGTTTTTGTGTGCCTATTATGGATAGGCCCTATTGATTCAAAAAAAAAATATGGCTGGGGATAATCAGTTGATGGGCTTAGACAGAAAGTCTGGTAGCTTTGGTGTTTCTTGAGTTCTCCAATTGTGTCATTTATTTAGGCTGGTTTGGGGTTTGGACTGAAGCAGAGATGGTTGAAGGTCTTTCAGGGTGAGTTCCTTGTGGCACGGCCCATGAGCGTCAGAGTGGACCAGTAATTCAACATGCCACTGGAGGTCAGCATTGACATGTCTCTAAATGACTCAACCCCATTGTCTTTTGGAAGAAGGTTGTAGAGCTGACGGCCATATTGACTCATGCTTCTCTCTCAAACTGATTTTGCCTTTGTTTGGAAATGTTATGGTTAAGCAAACCTTAATTGTTATAAATCTAATTGTCAAGAATCAAGACGGATATAGGACCTCCACTTGATTGCAGAGTATCCTATATCCCAGGCTATTCTAGCTTCAAAGGTCCAATGTAAATCAGACTCGCCAGAGGAAAATGGCTACCATTATTTGAACCAGACTGAATAGGATCAAGTTGACTAGTCTACCGAGTGTAAttaggatatttttttctcacacaGTTATTAGCCTGAcattttgatggtctggatgaaacTTCCTGAATAGCAAATGAGCTTCCTCTTTTGTCAAGCATTCAGCACATGACAATGGTTAGAGGACTCAAGGCCTATAGGAGCCCTAGGTTGGTGTATAGGTTTAGCGGATTACAGTGGTGGCAGGCTTTACAAAAGAGTGGTGCAACAATCATTATTTTTCTTTATCGGTGAGCCATTATATTGAACAAAATACGCCAAGCCTATTTGTGCAATGTTCATCATCTAGGCTATAGCTTACTTGATATGTTCCCTACAACTAGGGAAATTCATGGTTTAAACAAAAGCACTGATTTGTTTCCCTATAATTAACCACCATTATTTAAAAGCCAGGGTGGCTTTTCTCGACTGCAGCACCATGGGCCTGTATTCTGCCTCCTAGCGTAGGCCCCTGCGCCCTGGCACTGTGCTACAGGATTAACCTATGGAAAAGGCTCTCTTTTACATTGTTTTCTCTCCTGCTTCTTGGACTTCATCTAGTCTTCTGATTGAACTGCAGCTGTAGTACATAATAACATCCTTGTAGTGAGGAGAGCTGAGTGCGCGGGCTAGCATCCCAGAATACACAATTCTGTTCTCATTGCAAATGTCAGTGAAAAGACTTGGTCACGCCCAAACTGAGGACTCGGCTTACACTCTTTTTCGGACAGGCATGTATTCCTCCAATTTATTTCCATTTGACAAGGATTTTAGTCACATTCTACCATATCTGAAACCCGAAAGATTTACTGAAAGTTAAAGGCAGATTTGTTGCTTCAACATACGTTAACAAGGATGTCATGGTGTAGGCCTACGTAGTGGTGTTTCAACTACCACCCTGTCTATTTCTGTGAAATAACATCTATAGGGGGGAATAGTTGACTCACTTTTGAGAAGGGGAAATATTCTTAATA contains:
- the LOC121552242 gene encoding gap junction epsilon-1 protein isoform X3; this encodes MVVVTLSPLRPPTVIGQFHTLFFGSVRMFFLGVLGFAVYGNEALHFSCDPDRRELNLYCYNQFRPITPQVFWALQLVTVLVPGAVFHLYAACKNIDQEEILQRPIYTVFYIISVLLRIILEVIAFWLQSHLFGFQVHPLYMCDASALEKTFNVTKCMVPEHFEKTIFLSAMYTFTVITLLLCVAEIFEILCRRLGYLTNQ
- the LOC121552242 gene encoding gap junction epsilon-1 protein isoform X2, whose amino-acid sequence is MNSTPPGLWLLRPPTVIGQFHTLFFGSVRMFFLGVLGFAVYGNEALHFSCDPDRRELNLYCYNQFRPITPQVFWALQLVTVLVPGAVFHLYAACKNIDQEEILQRPIYTVFYIISVLLRIILEVIAFWLQSHLFGFQVHPLYMCDASALEKTFNVTKCMVPEHFEKTIFLSAMYTFTVITLLLCVAEIFEILCRRLGYLTNQ
- the LOC121552242 gene encoding gap junction epsilon-1 protein isoform X1 — protein: MSLNYIKNFYEGCLRPPTVIGQFHTLFFGSVRMFFLGVLGFAVYGNEALHFSCDPDRRELNLYCYNQFRPITPQVFWALQLVTVLVPGAVFHLYAACKNIDQEEILQRPIYTVFYIISVLLRIILEVIAFWLQSHLFGFQVHPLYMCDASALEKTFNVTKCMVPEHFEKTIFLSAMYTFTVITLLLCVAEIFEILCRRLGYLTNQ